The following are from one region of the Serinus canaria isolate serCan28SL12 chromosome 8, serCan2020, whole genome shotgun sequence genome:
- the DBT gene encoding lipoamide acyltransferase component of branched-chain alpha-keto acid dehydrogenase complex, mitochondrial isoform X2 — MAAVTALRSSCRAAGRLVCIHRVRSCSSIRFIKSKYVCVFDKSALKFSHQQRLFRTSAVSCGQIVQFKLSDIGEGITEVTVKEWYIKEGDTVSQFDSICEVQSDKASVTITSRYDGVIRKLHYSIDDIAFVGKPLVDIEIDASKGVASEEDVVETPPMSHEEHTHQEIKGHKTLATPAVRRLAMENNIKLSEVVGTGKDNRILKEDILNYLAKQTGAILPPSPKAEIAPPQRKAEAVPAAPKDKARKIPVPVSRPIAFAGKDKTEPVTGFQKAMVKTMSAALKIPHFGYSDEIDLTQLVQLREELKPLAEIRGVKLSFMPFFIKAASLGLLQYPILNASLDENCQNVTYKASHNIGVAMDTEQGLIVPNVKNVQVCSVFDIAVELNRLQSLGSAGQLGTSDLTGGTFTLSNIGTIGGTYAKPVILPPEVAIGALGKIQALPRFNSKGEVFKAQIMNVSWSADHRIIDGATMARFSNLWKSYLENPASMLLDLK, encoded by the exons ATGGCGGCCGTGACCGcgctgaggagcagctgccgAGCCGCGGGGCGCCTG GTTTGCATTCATCGCGTTAGATCGTGCAGCAGCATTCGCtttataaaatcaaaatatgtgTGCGTGTTTGACAAATCTGCCCTCAAGTTTAGTCATCAACAGCGATTATTCAGAACATCTGCTG TTTCATGTGGCCAAATTGTCCAGTTTAAGCTTTCTGACATTGGAGAAGGAATTACAGAGGTGACTGTAAAAGAATG GTACATAAAGGAAGGTGACACTGTGTCTCAGTTTGACAGCATCTGTGAGGTACAGAGTGATAAAGCCTCTGTTACTATCACCAGTCGTTATGATGGCGTCATCAGAAAACTCCATTACAGCATAGATGATATTGCTTTTGTTGGAAAACCACTAGTGGACATTGAAATTGATGCTTCAAAAG GTGTTGCCTCAGAAGAAGATGTTGTTGAAACACCTCCTATGTCTCACGAAGAGCACACTCACCAAGAGATAAAAGGTCACAAAACATTAGCAACCCCTGCAGTTCGTCGCCTGGCCATGGAGAACAAT ATTAAGTTGAGTGAAGTTGTTGGTACAGGAAAGGATAACAGAATCCTTAAAGAAGATATACTCAACTACTTGGCCAAACAAACAGGAGCTATTTTGCCTCCATCGCCGAAGGCTGAAATTGCCCCACCTCAGCggaaagcagaggctgtgccagctgctccaaAGGACAAAGCACGCAAAATCCCTGTACCTGTTTCCAGACCCATTGCATTTGCAGGAAAGGATAAAACTGAACCTGTAACAG GTTTTCAGAAGGCCATGGTAAAGACTATGAGTGCAGCCCTGAAGATCCCCCACTTTGGTTATTCTGATGAGATTGATTTGACTCAGCTTGTTCAGCTGCGAGAAGAGCTGAAACCTCTAGCTGAAATCCGTGGAGTTAAGCTTTCCTTTATGCCTTTCTTCATAAAG GCAGCCTCTCTGGGATTGCTGCAGTATCCCATTCTTAATGCTTCTTTGGATGAGAACTGTCAAAATGTCACATATAAG GCTTCACACAACATTGGAGTTGCAATGGACACAGAGCAAGGTTTAATTGTCCCAAACGTGAAAAATGTTCAAGTCTGCAGTGTGTTTGACATAGCTGTGGAATTAAATCGCCTCCAGTCCTTGGGCTCTGCAGGCCAGCTGGGAACAAGTGACCTCACTGGGGGTACATTCACCCTTTCAAATATTGGCACA attgGTGGCACTTATGCCAAACCAGTGATACTACCTCCTGAAGTAGCTATTGGAGCACTTGGAAAGATACAG GCTCTTCCTCGGTTTAATAGCAAAGGTGAAGTATTTAAGGCACAAATAATGAATGTCAGTTGGTCAGCTGATCACCGCATCATCGATGGAGCTACAATGGCCCGGTTTTCTAACCTGTGGAAATCTTACTTGGAGAACCCTGCTTCAATGCTGCTGGACCTTAAATAA
- the RTCA gene encoding RNA 3'-terminal phosphate cyclase, with translation MDGDRVEIDGGIMEGGGQILRVSTALSCLLGLPLRVRRIRAGRSQPGLRPQHLSGLEMIRDLCDGKLNGGEIGSTEITFTPGKIKGGTHIADTKTAGSVCLLMQVAMPCVLFAASPSELHLKGGTNAEMAPQIDYTVMVFKPIIEKFNFTFNCDIKRRGYYPKGGGEVVVQMSPVKELSPINLTERGTVTKIYGRAFVAGALPIKLAKDMSAAAVRCIRREIRDLYINIQPVREPDDQAVGTGSGIIIVAETSTGCLLAGSSLGKRGKNADKVGIEAAEMLLQNLKHGGTVDDSLQDQLIIFMALAKGVSRVKSGPITLHTQTAIHFAEQLTKAKFTVTKSEEEDPGNDTYIIECQGMGMINSNLQC, from the exons ATGGACGGGGACAGGGTGGAGATAGACGGCGGGATCATGGAGGGG GGCGGGCAGATCCTGCGGGTGTCCACGGCGCTGAGCTGCCTACTGGGGCTGCCGCTGCGGGTGCGCCGGATCCGAGCCGGGCGGAGCCAGCCCGGTCTCAG ACCTCAGCATCTGTCTGGATTGGAGATGATTCGAGATTTATGTGATGGGAAGCTGAATGGTGGAGAAATTGGCTCAACAGAAATAACCTTCACTCCTGGGAAGATCAAAGGTGGAACCCACATAGCAGATACAAAAACAGCAGG GAGTGTGTGCCTACTGATGCAGGTAGCAATGCCCTgtgtgctgtttgctgcttcTCCATCAGAGCTTCATTTAAAAGGTGGGACTAATGCGGAGATGGCTCCTCAGATAGACTACACAGTCATG gttttcaagCCAATAATCGAAAAGTTCAATTTCACATTTAATTGTGACATAAAAAGGAG GGGCTACTATCCTAAAGGAGGTGGTGAAGTTGTAGTCCAGATGTCTCCAGTCAAAGAGCTGAGCCCAATAAACTTAACAGAACGTGGCACAGTGACAAAGATTTATGGAAGGGCATTTGTTGCTGGAGCACTGCCTATCAAA CTGGCAAAAGAcatgtcagcagcagcagtgagatgCATCAGAAGAGAAATCAGAGATCTTTACATTAACATTCAGCCTGTCAGAGAACCTGATGATCAAGCTGTTGGGACTGGAAGTGGAATAAT TATTGTTGCAGAGACCTCAACGGGTTGTTTGTTAGCTGGGTCATCACTTGGCAAGAGAG GAAAGAATGCTGACAAGGTTGGCATtgaagcagcagagatgctgcttcAGAATCTTAAACATGGTGGAACTGTGGATGATTCTCTGCAAGACCAA CTGATCATTTTTATGGCATTAGCAAAGGGAGTGTCTAGAGTGAAAAGTGGACCAATTACACTTCATACTCAAACAGCTATACACTTTGCAGAGCAGCTAACAAAG GCCAAATTTACTGTGACAAAATCAGAAGAGGAAGACCCCGGTAATGATACCTACATCATTGAGTGCCAAGGAATGGGGATGATAAACTCAAACTTacagtgttaa
- the DBT gene encoding lipoamide acyltransferase component of branched-chain alpha-keto acid dehydrogenase complex, mitochondrial isoform X1, with product MLFSGSSKKIISKFYSFELLEVCIHRVRSCSSIRFIKSKYVCVFDKSALKFSHQQRLFRTSAVSCGQIVQFKLSDIGEGITEVTVKEWYIKEGDTVSQFDSICEVQSDKASVTITSRYDGVIRKLHYSIDDIAFVGKPLVDIEIDASKGVASEEDVVETPPMSHEEHTHQEIKGHKTLATPAVRRLAMENNIKLSEVVGTGKDNRILKEDILNYLAKQTGAILPPSPKAEIAPPQRKAEAVPAAPKDKARKIPVPVSRPIAFAGKDKTEPVTGFQKAMVKTMSAALKIPHFGYSDEIDLTQLVQLREELKPLAEIRGVKLSFMPFFIKAASLGLLQYPILNASLDENCQNVTYKASHNIGVAMDTEQGLIVPNVKNVQVCSVFDIAVELNRLQSLGSAGQLGTSDLTGGTFTLSNIGTIGGTYAKPVILPPEVAIGALGKIQALPRFNSKGEVFKAQIMNVSWSADHRIIDGATMARFSNLWKSYLENPASMLLDLK from the exons ATGCTGTTTTCTGGCTCCTCTAAGAAgataatttctaaattttacAGTTTTGAGCTACTTGAG GTTTGCATTCATCGCGTTAGATCGTGCAGCAGCATTCGCtttataaaatcaaaatatgtgTGCGTGTTTGACAAATCTGCCCTCAAGTTTAGTCATCAACAGCGATTATTCAGAACATCTGCTG TTTCATGTGGCCAAATTGTCCAGTTTAAGCTTTCTGACATTGGAGAAGGAATTACAGAGGTGACTGTAAAAGAATG GTACATAAAGGAAGGTGACACTGTGTCTCAGTTTGACAGCATCTGTGAGGTACAGAGTGATAAAGCCTCTGTTACTATCACCAGTCGTTATGATGGCGTCATCAGAAAACTCCATTACAGCATAGATGATATTGCTTTTGTTGGAAAACCACTAGTGGACATTGAAATTGATGCTTCAAAAG GTGTTGCCTCAGAAGAAGATGTTGTTGAAACACCTCCTATGTCTCACGAAGAGCACACTCACCAAGAGATAAAAGGTCACAAAACATTAGCAACCCCTGCAGTTCGTCGCCTGGCCATGGAGAACAAT ATTAAGTTGAGTGAAGTTGTTGGTACAGGAAAGGATAACAGAATCCTTAAAGAAGATATACTCAACTACTTGGCCAAACAAACAGGAGCTATTTTGCCTCCATCGCCGAAGGCTGAAATTGCCCCACCTCAGCggaaagcagaggctgtgccagctgctccaaAGGACAAAGCACGCAAAATCCCTGTACCTGTTTCCAGACCCATTGCATTTGCAGGAAAGGATAAAACTGAACCTGTAACAG GTTTTCAGAAGGCCATGGTAAAGACTATGAGTGCAGCCCTGAAGATCCCCCACTTTGGTTATTCTGATGAGATTGATTTGACTCAGCTTGTTCAGCTGCGAGAAGAGCTGAAACCTCTAGCTGAAATCCGTGGAGTTAAGCTTTCCTTTATGCCTTTCTTCATAAAG GCAGCCTCTCTGGGATTGCTGCAGTATCCCATTCTTAATGCTTCTTTGGATGAGAACTGTCAAAATGTCACATATAAG GCTTCACACAACATTGGAGTTGCAATGGACACAGAGCAAGGTTTAATTGTCCCAAACGTGAAAAATGTTCAAGTCTGCAGTGTGTTTGACATAGCTGTGGAATTAAATCGCCTCCAGTCCTTGGGCTCTGCAGGCCAGCTGGGAACAAGTGACCTCACTGGGGGTACATTCACCCTTTCAAATATTGGCACA attgGTGGCACTTATGCCAAACCAGTGATACTACCTCCTGAAGTAGCTATTGGAGCACTTGGAAAGATACAG GCTCTTCCTCGGTTTAATAGCAAAGGTGAAGTATTTAAGGCACAAATAATGAATGTCAGTTGGTCAGCTGATCACCGCATCATCGATGGAGCTACAATGGCCCGGTTTTCTAACCTGTGGAAATCTTACTTGGAGAACCCTGCTTCAATGCTGCTGGACCTTAAATAA